Proteins found in one Vulpes vulpes isolate BD-2025 chromosome 13, VulVul3, whole genome shotgun sequence genomic segment:
- the INAVA gene encoding innate immunity activator protein isoform X4, translating to MLQMPKLNEIPPGRGGRGETRGGRRWPGPTGAEAAGQGRGARGQAGGAGAPWDSWGNCRPPPHPGSGWERGHPSLLCAPASQKSTMESKDEVSDTDSGIILQSGPDSPVSPLKELKELKELKELKELKELKELAPAGREQQRALEARLEARLEELRRLCLREAELTGLLPAEYPLRPGEKAPRVRRRVGAAYRLDERALRGEDPLGGLERELAVQRQIAAAARRLSGEEHLSRQARRQRRHAVQREEEKLRALQRCLRERRRSAGAAPAARALGRELSASDDSSLSDGLLLEEEESQVPKPPPESPAPPSRPLPPQSLEGLQPAGSEAGGLERAPIQNSPWKETSLDHPYEKPRKSSEPNSESSSPATTPQDGPSTSSLWLLEPASYHVVPIRSVPGQRQGRTSAPATPEIQGRRGQSQSLRTDSFRVGPEGRGRSAFPRRRPTHYTVTVPDSCFPAAKPPLPHPAYHSCSEDSGSDVSSISHPTSPGSSSPDISFLRPLSPPRRPPPPPRGAWAALRLQPPPAPFPAARYVLVAEGPLPPPALGPAYDAEPLCWQRPGASRSRPGRSPSLRDSPAGRALSRAAVSEELKSWHERARLRSGRPHSLDRQGAFRVRSLPPGREGCGRAPGPRVQVATVYVPRRSPEGAPVQVFVPEKGEISSQV from the exons ATGCTGCAAATGCCGAAGTTAAATGAAATACCTCCCGGGAGGGGAGGCCGGGGCGAGAcgcggggagggaggaggtggcccGGACCCACGGGGGCCGAAGCtgcggggcagggccggggggcgcggggccagGCGGGCGGCGCCGGAGCTCCATGGGACAG CTGGGGAAACTGCAGGCCACCGCCACATCCTGGCTCAGGTTGGGAACGGGGTCACCCCTCCCTACTCTGTGCCCCCGCCTCCCAGAAATCCACCATGGAGAGTAAGGATGAGGTCAGCGACACCGACAGTGGCATCATCCTGCAGTCTG gCCCCGACAGCCCGGTGTCCCCGCTGAAGGAGCTGAAGGAGCTGAAGGAGCTGAAGGAGCTGAAGGAGCTGAAGGAGCTGAAGGAGCTGGCGCCCGCGGGCCGCGAGCAGCAGAGGGCCCTGGAGGCGCGGCTGGAGGCGCGGCTGGAGGAGCTGAGGAGGCTGTGCCTCAGGGAGGCG GAGCTGACGGGGCTGCTGCCCGCGGAGTATCCCCTCAGGCCCGGGGAGAAGGCGCCCAGGGTGCGGCGCAGGGTCGGGGCGGCCTACAGGCTGGACGAGCGGGCCCTGCGCGGGGAG GACCCGCTGGGCGGCCTGGAGCGGGAGCTGGCGGTGCAGCGGCAGAtcgcggcggcggcgcggcggctgAGCGGCGAGGAGCACCTGAGCAGGCAGGCGCGGCGGCAGCGGAGACACGCGGTGCAGCGCGAGGAGGAGAAGCTGAGGGCGCTGCAGCGCTGCCTGCGGGAGCGGAGGCGCTCGGCCGGGGCTGCCCCCGCCGCGCGGGCCCTGGGCCGAG AGCTCAGTGCCTCAGATGACAGCTCCCTCTCCGATGGGCTACTCCTGGAGGAAG AGGAATCCCAAGTACCAAAACCGCCCCCAGAGTCCCCAGCTCCACCTTCCCGGCCTCTCCCACCCCAGAGCCTCGAGGGGTTGCAGCCAGCAGGATCTgaggctgggggcctggagcGGGCTCCCATCCAGAACAGCCCCTGGAAGGAGACCAGCCTGGACCACCCCTATGAGAAGCCCAGAAAGTCTTCTGAACCCAATAGCGAGTCCAG CAGCCCAGCCACCACACCCCAGGATGGGCCCAGTACCTCCAGCCTGTGGCTGCTAGAGCCTGCCTCCTACCATGTGGTTCCCATCCGCAGTGTTCCTGGCCAGCGGCAGGGCCGCACCAGTGCCCCAGCCACCCCCGAGATacaggggaggaggggccagTCGCAGTCTCTGAG GACGGACTCCTTCCGGGTGGGTCCCGAGGGCCGAGGTCGCAGCGCCttcccccgccgccgccccacCCACTACACGGTGACGGTGCCGGACTCCTGCTTCCCCGCCGCCAAGCCCCCGCTGCCGCACCCCGCCTACCACTCCTGCTCCGAGGACAGCGGCTCCGACGTCTCCAGCATCTCGCACCCCACGTCCCCGGGCAGCAGCAGCCCCGACATCTCCTTCCTGCGGCCCCtgtccccgccccgccgcccgccgcccccgccccgcggggcCTGGGCCGCGCTCCGCCTGCAGCCGCCGCCCGCGCCCTTCCCCGCCGCGCGCTACGTGCTGGTGGCCGAGGggcccctcccgccgcccgcgcTGGGCCCGGCCTACGACGCGGAGCCGCTGTGCTGGCAGCGCCCGGGGGCCTCCCGCAGCCGCCCGGGGCGCTCGCCGTCGCTCAGGGACAGCCCCGCGGGCCGCGCGCTCAGCAGGGCCGCCGTCTCCGAGGAGCTCAAGTCCTGGCACGAGCGCGCGCGCCTCCGCAGCGGCCGCCCCCACTCGCTCGACCGCCAGGGCGCCTTCCGCGTGCGCAGCCTGCCCCCCGGGAGGGAGGGCTGcggccgcgccccggggccccgggtgCAG GTGGCCACAGTGTACGTGCCCCGGAGATCACCCGAAGGGGCTCCCGTGCAAGTCTTTGTGCCTGAAAAGGGCGAGATCAGCAGCCAGGTGTAA
- the INAVA gene encoding innate immunity activator protein isoform X1, translated as MKYLPGGEAGARRGEGGGGPDPRGPKLRGRAGGRGARRAAPELHGTAGETAGHRHILAQVGNGVTPPYSVPPPPRNPPWRVRMRSATPTVASSCSLELKELKELKELKELKELKELAPAGREQQRALEARLEARLEELRRLCLREAELTGLLPAEYPLRPGEKAPRVRRRVGAAYRLDERALRGEDPLGGLERELAVQRQIAAAARRLSGEEHLSRQARRQRRHAVQREEEKLRALQRCLRERRRSAGAAPAARALGRELSASDDSSLSDGLLLEEEESQVPKPPPESPAPPSRPLPPQSLEGLQPAGSEAGGLERAPIQNSPWKETSLDHPYEKPRKSSEPNSESSSPATTPQDGPSTSSLWLLEPASYHVVPIRSVPGQRQGRTSAPATPEIQGRRGQSQSLRTDSFRVGPEGRGRSAFPRRRPTHYTVTVPDSCFPAAKPPLPHPAYHSCSEDSGSDVSSISHPTSPGSSSPDISFLRPLSPPRRPPPPPRGAWAALRLQPPPAPFPAARYVLVAEGPLPPPALGPAYDAEPLCWQRPGASRSRPGRSPSLRDSPAGRALSRAAVSEELKSWHERARLRSGRPHSLDRQGAFRVRSLPPGREGCGRAPGPRVQVATVYVPRRSPEGAPVQVFVPEKGEISSQV; from the exons ATGAAATACCTCCCGGGAGGGGAGGCCGGGGCGAGAcgcggggagggaggaggtggcccGGACCCACGGGGGCCGAAGCtgcggggcagggccggggggcgcggggccagGCGGGCGGCGCCGGAGCTCCATGGGACAG CTGGGGAAACTGCAGGCCACCGCCACATCCTGGCTCAGGTTGGGAACGGGGTCACCCCTCCCTACTCTGTGCCCCCGCCTCCCAGAAATCCACCATGGAGAGTAAGGATGAGGTCAGCGACACCGACAGTGGCATCATCCTGCAGTCTG GAGCTGAAGGAGCTGAAGGAGCTGAAGGAGCTGAAGGAGCTGAAGGAGCTGAAGGAGCTGGCGCCCGCGGGCCGCGAGCAGCAGAGGGCCCTGGAGGCGCGGCTGGAGGCGCGGCTGGAGGAGCTGAGGAGGCTGTGCCTCAGGGAGGCG GAGCTGACGGGGCTGCTGCCCGCGGAGTATCCCCTCAGGCCCGGGGAGAAGGCGCCCAGGGTGCGGCGCAGGGTCGGGGCGGCCTACAGGCTGGACGAGCGGGCCCTGCGCGGGGAG GACCCGCTGGGCGGCCTGGAGCGGGAGCTGGCGGTGCAGCGGCAGAtcgcggcggcggcgcggcggctgAGCGGCGAGGAGCACCTGAGCAGGCAGGCGCGGCGGCAGCGGAGACACGCGGTGCAGCGCGAGGAGGAGAAGCTGAGGGCGCTGCAGCGCTGCCTGCGGGAGCGGAGGCGCTCGGCCGGGGCTGCCCCCGCCGCGCGGGCCCTGGGCCGAG AGCTCAGTGCCTCAGATGACAGCTCCCTCTCCGATGGGCTACTCCTGGAGGAAG AGGAATCCCAAGTACCAAAACCGCCCCCAGAGTCCCCAGCTCCACCTTCCCGGCCTCTCCCACCCCAGAGCCTCGAGGGGTTGCAGCCAGCAGGATCTgaggctgggggcctggagcGGGCTCCCATCCAGAACAGCCCCTGGAAGGAGACCAGCCTGGACCACCCCTATGAGAAGCCCAGAAAGTCTTCTGAACCCAATAGCGAGTCCAG CAGCCCAGCCACCACACCCCAGGATGGGCCCAGTACCTCCAGCCTGTGGCTGCTAGAGCCTGCCTCCTACCATGTGGTTCCCATCCGCAGTGTTCCTGGCCAGCGGCAGGGCCGCACCAGTGCCCCAGCCACCCCCGAGATacaggggaggaggggccagTCGCAGTCTCTGAG GACGGACTCCTTCCGGGTGGGTCCCGAGGGCCGAGGTCGCAGCGCCttcccccgccgccgccccacCCACTACACGGTGACGGTGCCGGACTCCTGCTTCCCCGCCGCCAAGCCCCCGCTGCCGCACCCCGCCTACCACTCCTGCTCCGAGGACAGCGGCTCCGACGTCTCCAGCATCTCGCACCCCACGTCCCCGGGCAGCAGCAGCCCCGACATCTCCTTCCTGCGGCCCCtgtccccgccccgccgcccgccgcccccgccccgcggggcCTGGGCCGCGCTCCGCCTGCAGCCGCCGCCCGCGCCCTTCCCCGCCGCGCGCTACGTGCTGGTGGCCGAGGggcccctcccgccgcccgcgcTGGGCCCGGCCTACGACGCGGAGCCGCTGTGCTGGCAGCGCCCGGGGGCCTCCCGCAGCCGCCCGGGGCGCTCGCCGTCGCTCAGGGACAGCCCCGCGGGCCGCGCGCTCAGCAGGGCCGCCGTCTCCGAGGAGCTCAAGTCCTGGCACGAGCGCGCGCGCCTCCGCAGCGGCCGCCCCCACTCGCTCGACCGCCAGGGCGCCTTCCGCGTGCGCAGCCTGCCCCCCGGGAGGGAGGGCTGcggccgcgccccggggccccgggtgCAG GTGGCCACAGTGTACGTGCCCCGGAGATCACCCGAAGGGGCTCCCGTGCAAGTCTTTGTGCCTGAAAAGGGCGAGATCAGCAGCCAGGTGTAA
- the INAVA gene encoding innate immunity activator protein isoform X2, with amino-acid sequence MESKDEVSDTDSGIILQSGPDSPVSPLKELKELKELKELKELKELKELAPAGREQQRALEARLEARLEELRRLCLREAELTGLLPAEYPLRPGEKAPRVRRRVGAAYRLDERALRGEDPLGGLERELAVQRQIAAAARRLSGEEHLSRQARRQRRHAVQREEEKLRALQRCLRERRRSAGAAPAARALGRELSASDDSSLSDGLLLEEEESQVPKPPPESPAPPSRPLPPQSLEGLQPAGSEAGGLERAPIQNSPWKETSLDHPYEKPRKSSEPNSESSSPATTPQDGPSTSSLWLLEPASYHVVPIRSVPGQRQGRTSAPATPEIQGRRGQSQSLRTDSFRVGPEGRGRSAFPRRRPTHYTVTVPDSCFPAAKPPLPHPAYHSCSEDSGSDVSSISHPTSPGSSSPDISFLRPLSPPRRPPPPPRGAWAALRLQPPPAPFPAARYVLVAEGPLPPPALGPAYDAEPLCWQRPGASRSRPGRSPSLRDSPAGRALSRAAVSEELKSWHERARLRSGRPHSLDRQGAFRVRSLPPGREGCGRAPGPRVQVATVYVPRRSPEGAPVQVFVPEKGEISSQV; translated from the exons ATGGAGAGTAAGGATGAGGTCAGCGACACCGACAGTGGCATCATCCTGCAGTCTG gCCCCGACAGCCCGGTGTCCCCGCTGAAGGAGCTGAAGGAGCTGAAGGAGCTGAAGGAGCTGAAGGAGCTGAAGGAGCTGAAGGAGCTGGCGCCCGCGGGCCGCGAGCAGCAGAGGGCCCTGGAGGCGCGGCTGGAGGCGCGGCTGGAGGAGCTGAGGAGGCTGTGCCTCAGGGAGGCG GAGCTGACGGGGCTGCTGCCCGCGGAGTATCCCCTCAGGCCCGGGGAGAAGGCGCCCAGGGTGCGGCGCAGGGTCGGGGCGGCCTACAGGCTGGACGAGCGGGCCCTGCGCGGGGAG GACCCGCTGGGCGGCCTGGAGCGGGAGCTGGCGGTGCAGCGGCAGAtcgcggcggcggcgcggcggctgAGCGGCGAGGAGCACCTGAGCAGGCAGGCGCGGCGGCAGCGGAGACACGCGGTGCAGCGCGAGGAGGAGAAGCTGAGGGCGCTGCAGCGCTGCCTGCGGGAGCGGAGGCGCTCGGCCGGGGCTGCCCCCGCCGCGCGGGCCCTGGGCCGAG AGCTCAGTGCCTCAGATGACAGCTCCCTCTCCGATGGGCTACTCCTGGAGGAAG AGGAATCCCAAGTACCAAAACCGCCCCCAGAGTCCCCAGCTCCACCTTCCCGGCCTCTCCCACCCCAGAGCCTCGAGGGGTTGCAGCCAGCAGGATCTgaggctgggggcctggagcGGGCTCCCATCCAGAACAGCCCCTGGAAGGAGACCAGCCTGGACCACCCCTATGAGAAGCCCAGAAAGTCTTCTGAACCCAATAGCGAGTCCAG CAGCCCAGCCACCACACCCCAGGATGGGCCCAGTACCTCCAGCCTGTGGCTGCTAGAGCCTGCCTCCTACCATGTGGTTCCCATCCGCAGTGTTCCTGGCCAGCGGCAGGGCCGCACCAGTGCCCCAGCCACCCCCGAGATacaggggaggaggggccagTCGCAGTCTCTGAG GACGGACTCCTTCCGGGTGGGTCCCGAGGGCCGAGGTCGCAGCGCCttcccccgccgccgccccacCCACTACACGGTGACGGTGCCGGACTCCTGCTTCCCCGCCGCCAAGCCCCCGCTGCCGCACCCCGCCTACCACTCCTGCTCCGAGGACAGCGGCTCCGACGTCTCCAGCATCTCGCACCCCACGTCCCCGGGCAGCAGCAGCCCCGACATCTCCTTCCTGCGGCCCCtgtccccgccccgccgcccgccgcccccgccccgcggggcCTGGGCCGCGCTCCGCCTGCAGCCGCCGCCCGCGCCCTTCCCCGCCGCGCGCTACGTGCTGGTGGCCGAGGggcccctcccgccgcccgcgcTGGGCCCGGCCTACGACGCGGAGCCGCTGTGCTGGCAGCGCCCGGGGGCCTCCCGCAGCCGCCCGGGGCGCTCGCCGTCGCTCAGGGACAGCCCCGCGGGCCGCGCGCTCAGCAGGGCCGCCGTCTCCGAGGAGCTCAAGTCCTGGCACGAGCGCGCGCGCCTCCGCAGCGGCCGCCCCCACTCGCTCGACCGCCAGGGCGCCTTCCGCGTGCGCAGCCTGCCCCCCGGGAGGGAGGGCTGcggccgcgccccggggccccgggtgCAG GTGGCCACAGTGTACGTGCCCCGGAGATCACCCGAAGGGGCTCCCGTGCAAGTCTTTGTGCCTGAAAAGGGCGAGATCAGCAGCCAGGTGTAA
- the INAVA gene encoding innate immunity activator protein isoform X3, with protein sequence MRSATPTVASSCSLELKELKELKELKELKELKELAPAGREQQRALEARLEARLEELRRLCLREAELTGLLPAEYPLRPGEKAPRVRRRVGAAYRLDERALRGEDPLGGLERELAVQRQIAAAARRLSGEEHLSRQARRQRRHAVQREEEKLRALQRCLRERRRSAGAAPAARALGRELSASDDSSLSDGLLLEEEESQVPKPPPESPAPPSRPLPPQSLEGLQPAGSEAGGLERAPIQNSPWKETSLDHPYEKPRKSSEPNSESSSPATTPQDGPSTSSLWLLEPASYHVVPIRSVPGQRQGRTSAPATPEIQGRRGQSQSLRTDSFRVGPEGRGRSAFPRRRPTHYTVTVPDSCFPAAKPPLPHPAYHSCSEDSGSDVSSISHPTSPGSSSPDISFLRPLSPPRRPPPPPRGAWAALRLQPPPAPFPAARYVLVAEGPLPPPALGPAYDAEPLCWQRPGASRSRPGRSPSLRDSPAGRALSRAAVSEELKSWHERARLRSGRPHSLDRQGAFRVRSLPPGREGCGRAPGPRVQVATVYVPRRSPEGAPVQVFVPEKGEISSQV encoded by the exons ATGAGGTCAGCGACACCGACAGTGGCATCATCCTGCAGTCTG GAGCTGAAGGAGCTGAAGGAGCTGAAGGAGCTGAAGGAGCTGAAGGAGCTGAAGGAGCTGGCGCCCGCGGGCCGCGAGCAGCAGAGGGCCCTGGAGGCGCGGCTGGAGGCGCGGCTGGAGGAGCTGAGGAGGCTGTGCCTCAGGGAGGCG GAGCTGACGGGGCTGCTGCCCGCGGAGTATCCCCTCAGGCCCGGGGAGAAGGCGCCCAGGGTGCGGCGCAGGGTCGGGGCGGCCTACAGGCTGGACGAGCGGGCCCTGCGCGGGGAG GACCCGCTGGGCGGCCTGGAGCGGGAGCTGGCGGTGCAGCGGCAGAtcgcggcggcggcgcggcggctgAGCGGCGAGGAGCACCTGAGCAGGCAGGCGCGGCGGCAGCGGAGACACGCGGTGCAGCGCGAGGAGGAGAAGCTGAGGGCGCTGCAGCGCTGCCTGCGGGAGCGGAGGCGCTCGGCCGGGGCTGCCCCCGCCGCGCGGGCCCTGGGCCGAG AGCTCAGTGCCTCAGATGACAGCTCCCTCTCCGATGGGCTACTCCTGGAGGAAG AGGAATCCCAAGTACCAAAACCGCCCCCAGAGTCCCCAGCTCCACCTTCCCGGCCTCTCCCACCCCAGAGCCTCGAGGGGTTGCAGCCAGCAGGATCTgaggctgggggcctggagcGGGCTCCCATCCAGAACAGCCCCTGGAAGGAGACCAGCCTGGACCACCCCTATGAGAAGCCCAGAAAGTCTTCTGAACCCAATAGCGAGTCCAG CAGCCCAGCCACCACACCCCAGGATGGGCCCAGTACCTCCAGCCTGTGGCTGCTAGAGCCTGCCTCCTACCATGTGGTTCCCATCCGCAGTGTTCCTGGCCAGCGGCAGGGCCGCACCAGTGCCCCAGCCACCCCCGAGATacaggggaggaggggccagTCGCAGTCTCTGAG GACGGACTCCTTCCGGGTGGGTCCCGAGGGCCGAGGTCGCAGCGCCttcccccgccgccgccccacCCACTACACGGTGACGGTGCCGGACTCCTGCTTCCCCGCCGCCAAGCCCCCGCTGCCGCACCCCGCCTACCACTCCTGCTCCGAGGACAGCGGCTCCGACGTCTCCAGCATCTCGCACCCCACGTCCCCGGGCAGCAGCAGCCCCGACATCTCCTTCCTGCGGCCCCtgtccccgccccgccgcccgccgcccccgccccgcggggcCTGGGCCGCGCTCCGCCTGCAGCCGCCGCCCGCGCCCTTCCCCGCCGCGCGCTACGTGCTGGTGGCCGAGGggcccctcccgccgcccgcgcTGGGCCCGGCCTACGACGCGGAGCCGCTGTGCTGGCAGCGCCCGGGGGCCTCCCGCAGCCGCCCGGGGCGCTCGCCGTCGCTCAGGGACAGCCCCGCGGGCCGCGCGCTCAGCAGGGCCGCCGTCTCCGAGGAGCTCAAGTCCTGGCACGAGCGCGCGCGCCTCCGCAGCGGCCGCCCCCACTCGCTCGACCGCCAGGGCGCCTTCCGCGTGCGCAGCCTGCCCCCCGGGAGGGAGGGCTGcggccgcgccccggggccccgggtgCAG GTGGCCACAGTGTACGTGCCCCGGAGATCACCCGAAGGGGCTCCCGTGCAAGTCTTTGTGCCTGAAAAGGGCGAGATCAGCAGCCAGGTGTAA